From Cecembia calidifontis, one genomic window encodes:
- a CDS encoding IS4 family transposase: protein MCNITLFSQIIKKIDRSTFKKLVQDKQTDKGCKGFDSWTHLVSMLFCHFAKSTSVRDISNGLRSATGNLNHLGISKAPSKSSISYQNKRRDADLFKDLYYSLLGSLGQQASLRRVKLKIKVPVYLLDATVISLCLSVFDWATFRTKKGAVKMHTLLDYDGKLPAYVNITEGSVADNKGAYNIPLEKGSVIVADRYYNDFPMLNIWDSKGVFFVIRHKDNLAYTVISERELPEKMAQHIILPICWTKSISC, encoded by the coding sequence ATGTGTAATATTACATTGTTTTCACAGATTATTAAAAAGATTGACCGTTCAACTTTCAAAAAACTGGTTCAAGATAAGCAGACAGATAAAGGTTGTAAAGGTTTTGATAGCTGGACACATCTAGTATCAATGCTTTTCTGTCATTTTGCAAAAAGCACATCGGTAAGAGATATATCCAATGGTCTTCGTTCAGCTACGGGGAACCTAAACCATCTTGGGATTTCAAAGGCTCCTTCCAAGTCAAGTATCAGCTATCAGAACAAGCGGAGAGATGCTGATCTTTTTAAAGACCTTTATTATTCTCTTTTGGGAAGTTTAGGACAGCAGGCATCACTCAGGCGTGTCAAACTTAAAATCAAGGTGCCAGTATATCTTTTAGATGCAACAGTCATAAGCCTTTGCCTTTCTGTCTTCGACTGGGCCACATTCCGCACTAAAAAGGGCGCTGTTAAGATGCATACCCTGTTAGATTATGATGGTAAACTTCCTGCTTATGTGAACATTACAGAAGGAAGCGTAGCGGATAATAAAGGTGCTTACAATATACCTTTGGAAAAAGGTTCTGTTATCGTCGCAGACAGGTACTACAATGACTTTCCGATGCTAAATATTTGGGACAGCAAAGGGGTATTCTTTGTCATAAGGCATAAGGACAACCTGGCTTACACCGTGATCAGCGAACGGGAACTGCCAGAAAAAATGGCACAGCATATAATACTCCCCATTTGTTGGACCAAAAGTATCAGTTGCTAA
- a CDS encoding DUF4221 family protein: protein MINFNNIFGTFCCILLFWGCNVKKDEDLSITYELEKVRIEIYSSTSRSSRGMQQVFLNKETEYYVHGDKSRFTLLFFDLEQEKLDFEIPLERDGPNGITSFNGFFIKNLDSIYVYYGYTYTMWHLNFKGEILKKYQWAFDNNIDGILLNPYGEEVLIDGNRVYLPASPNLNPSEFWKGYVSQSLNLDDGKVAFNTKYPEINSVLNKK from the coding sequence ATGATCAACTTCAACAATATTTTTGGGACATTCTGTTGCATCTTACTTTTTTGGGGCTGTAATGTTAAAAAAGACGAGGATTTATCTATAACCTATGAACTCGAAAAAGTAAGAATTGAAATATACTCCTCAACTTCAAGGTCAAGCAGGGGTATGCAACAGGTTTTTCTTAACAAAGAGACAGAATATTATGTACATGGAGATAAATCCAGATTTACACTTTTGTTTTTTGACCTTGAGCAAGAAAAACTGGATTTTGAAATTCCATTGGAAAGAGATGGCCCAAATGGAATAACCAGTTTCAATGGATTTTTTATTAAAAACTTGGATTCCATTTACGTCTATTATGGATACACATATACTATGTGGCACCTAAATTTCAAAGGTGAAATACTGAAAAAATATCAGTGGGCTTTTGATAATAATATTGATGGGATTCTTCTGAATCCATATGGAGAAGAAGTGCTTATTGATGGCAATAGAGTTTACTTGCCAGCTTCGCCAAACCTTAATCCTTCAGAATTCTGGAAAGGTTATGTAAGCCAATCTTTAAACTTGGATGATGGTAAAGTAGCCTTCAACACTAAATATCCTGAAATCAATAGCGTCCTAAATAAAAAATGA
- a CDS encoding IS30 family transposase → MNKFKHLSQEQRYQIEALFRNGTSQTKIAAIIGVNKSTVSRELQRNTGKRGRYSGEYKAAVAQNRTDERHRLKRKRIKFTESLKEEARKFLVVDKLSPELISVTWKKQGKEGVCHETLYNWIFTAKKSSHWRYRRDRELYKNLRHGKRKRKRGNYRHTRGIIRERVPIDQRPPVVEKRQRIGDIEVDLMMGKNHKSALLVLVDRATLVTTIEKLDGKNADIIEQKIAKRIQRIGASFFKSITFDNDMAFANHYKIRDKFNIPTFFTRPYTSQDKGTVENRIGLIRAFLPKGTDLNQISREQIQNIETKINNRPIRKFNYLSPIECLMKKLGVAFMT, encoded by the coding sequence ATGAATAAATTTAAACATCTCAGCCAGGAACAAAGGTACCAAATAGAGGCTTTATTTAGAAACGGAACTTCCCAGACCAAAATCGCTGCGATTATCGGTGTCAACAAAAGTACTGTATCCAGAGAACTTCAAAGAAATACCGGCAAGAGGGGCCGTTATAGCGGTGAATATAAGGCTGCAGTTGCCCAGAACCGTACAGACGAAAGACATAGACTCAAGAGAAAGCGAATCAAATTTACCGAGTCCCTTAAAGAAGAGGCCCGCAAATTCCTTGTTGTTGACAAATTGAGCCCAGAGCTAATATCGGTCACCTGGAAGAAACAAGGTAAAGAAGGGGTTTGTCATGAGACACTCTACAACTGGATATTTACTGCCAAAAAAAGTAGCCATTGGAGATACCGAAGGGACAGGGAGCTTTACAAGAATCTCCGGCATGGTAAAAGAAAGCGTAAGAGAGGTAATTACAGGCATACCAGAGGAATTATCAGGGAGAGAGTTCCAATTGACCAAAGGCCTCCTGTAGTTGAAAAAAGACAAAGGATAGGAGATATTGAAGTAGACCTTATGATGGGGAAAAACCACAAATCAGCTCTTTTGGTACTGGTGGACAGGGCAACCTTGGTTACTACCATAGAGAAACTTGATGGTAAAAATGCAGATATCATTGAACAGAAAATAGCAAAGAGAATACAGAGAATTGGTGCTTCGTTCTTCAAATCAATCACTTTCGATAATGATATGGCATTCGCAAACCATTATAAAATCAGAGATAAATTCAATATCCCAACATTCTTTACAAGACCATACACTTCACAGGATAAAGGAACAGTGGAAAACAGAATCGGACTTATCAGGGCTTTCCTGCCAAAGGGTACTGACCTCAATCAAATCTCTCGGGAACAGATCCAAAATATAGAAACCAAAATCAATAACAGGCCAATAAGAAAGTTTAATTATCTTAGTCCTATCGAATGTCTAATGAAAAAATTAGGCGTTGCATTTATGACTTGA
- a CDS encoding FGGY-family carbohydrate kinase has product MEPIKVTAIFDIGKTNKKFFLFDQELKEVYKVYHRLDYIQDEDGEDCESIQALTQWVRQTLKEALDLPQFLIVKLNFTTYGASFVHIDQMGNPVAPLYNYLKKYPENILEQFYSKYGPAEKFSQETSSPALGMLNSGLQLYWLKYAKPEIFKKIHRSLHLPQYFSFLFTGKAVSEYTSIGCHTGLWDFAKGEYHHWVKAEGIDKILPEVVDTTTSFPKTFDQHSMSIGVGVHDSSAALLPYLTSNTESFALLSTGTWAISINPFNDTPLTLDELRKDCLHFLSREGRPIKISRLFIGEEHKVQIEKLYVHFQLEKGYYKALSFEKERYDKARSKTHKRFRFEYLKPEVFGISQANETDWKGFADFEDAYYSFIHELTDLQVASLQLVLKGTKAQKLYIDGGFNANPIFVEMLRYKLPGISIETTDFALGTALGAGMVVS; this is encoded by the coding sequence ATGGAACCCATCAAAGTAACTGCCATATTTGATATTGGAAAGACCAATAAGAAGTTCTTTCTCTTTGACCAGGAATTGAAGGAAGTCTATAAGGTGTATCATCGCCTGGATTATATACAGGATGAAGACGGTGAAGATTGTGAATCCATTCAGGCATTGACCCAATGGGTCAGACAAACCTTGAAAGAAGCTTTGGACCTGCCACAGTTTCTTATCGTCAAACTCAATTTCACCACCTACGGGGCTTCTTTTGTGCATATTGACCAAATGGGAAATCCGGTCGCACCCCTGTACAATTACCTGAAAAAGTATCCGGAGAATATTTTAGAACAGTTTTATTCCAAATACGGTCCAGCTGAAAAGTTCAGCCAGGAAACCTCTTCTCCTGCCTTGGGCATGTTGAATTCCGGTCTGCAGCTGTACTGGTTGAAGTACGCCAAACCGGAAATCTTTAAGAAAATCCACCGCAGCCTTCACCTTCCCCAGTACTTTTCATTTCTTTTTACGGGAAAAGCAGTATCAGAATATACGAGCATAGGCTGTCATACAGGCTTATGGGATTTTGCCAAAGGAGAATATCATCACTGGGTCAAAGCCGAAGGGATAGACAAAATATTACCAGAGGTGGTGGACACTACGACCAGTTTTCCCAAGACCTTTGACCAGCACAGCATGAGTATAGGCGTGGGAGTACATGATTCCTCCGCCGCTTTATTGCCTTATCTGACCAGCAATACCGAATCATTTGCCCTTTTGTCCACAGGTACTTGGGCCATCAGCATCAATCCCTTTAATGATACCCCATTGACTTTGGACGAACTCCGCAAGGACTGCCTGCACTTTCTCAGCAGGGAAGGAAGACCCATCAAAATCAGCAGGCTATTTATAGGAGAAGAGCATAAGGTGCAGATCGAAAAACTCTATGTGCATTTCCAACTGGAAAAAGGATACTACAAAGCATTATCTTTTGAAAAGGAGCGGTACGATAAAGCCAGATCGAAAACCCACAAACGGTTCAGGTTTGAATATCTGAAGCCTGAGGTCTTTGGAATTTCACAAGCTAATGAAACGGACTGGAAAGGTTTTGCAGATTTTGAAGATGCCTATTATAGCTTTATCCATGAACTCACTGATCTGCAAGTAGCCTCCCTCCAACTTGTGCTAAAAGGTACTAAAGCCCAAAAACTCTATATCGACGGAGGATTCAACGCCAATCCGATTTTTGTGGAGATGCTCAGGTATAAGCTGCCCGGAATCAGCATTGAAACTACGGACTTTGCATTGGGGACGGCGCTGGGGGCAGGGATGGTGGTGAGTTGA
- a CDS encoding L-rhamnose isomerase, giving the protein MKITSDHIQSTNKTREISHAREFNFLAENLEKKGLDVEQLIKRLQDFQIAIPSWALGTGGTRFGRFSGGGEPATLIQKIQDIGILHALNRSSNAVSLHIPWDIPQDYDAILQAASDVGIGFDAVNSNTFQDQADQNLSYKFGSLANNDKYIRELAIEHNKEVIRIGEKLGSKALTVWLADGSSFPGQQSFRKALQNTYESLQEIYKELPSDWKMLVEYKPYEPYFYSTVIQDWGTSFLLANKLGEKAYSLVDLGHHLPNTNIEQIVATLMTEGKLGGFHFNDSKYGDDDLTVGSIKPYQLFLIFNELVAGFKETSNPAPAWMIDASHNLKDPLEDLLQSGEAIKLAYAQALIVDQNALHAAQASHDVALAQEILQEAFRTDIRPLVRESIRQSGGAITPIHSYRELKVRETLIKERGKDSKASGL; this is encoded by the coding sequence ATGAAAATAACCTCCGACCATATCCAATCAACCAATAAAACCAGAGAAATCTCCCATGCCAGGGAATTCAACTTCCTCGCTGAAAACCTGGAGAAAAAAGGCCTTGATGTAGAGCAATTGATAAAAAGACTGCAAGACTTCCAGATTGCCATCCCTTCTTGGGCTTTGGGCACCGGAGGTACACGCTTTGGACGTTTCTCAGGAGGTGGAGAACCCGCTACTTTAATCCAAAAAATCCAGGATATCGGCATCCTACATGCATTAAACCGATCCAGCAACGCAGTTTCCCTGCATATTCCCTGGGACATTCCCCAAGACTATGATGCTATCCTCCAAGCAGCTTCAGATGTGGGAATCGGTTTTGATGCGGTCAATTCCAACACCTTTCAGGATCAGGCAGACCAAAACCTGTCCTATAAATTCGGCTCTCTGGCCAATAATGACAAATACATCCGTGAACTGGCGATTGAACACAATAAAGAAGTAATCCGAATAGGAGAAAAACTAGGTTCAAAAGCCCTGACGGTTTGGTTGGCGGATGGGTCATCCTTTCCCGGCCAACAGAGTTTTCGCAAAGCCCTTCAAAACACCTATGAGTCTTTACAGGAAATTTACAAAGAACTCCCTTCAGATTGGAAAATGCTGGTAGAGTACAAACCTTATGAGCCTTATTTTTATAGCACAGTGATCCAAGACTGGGGCACCTCCTTTTTGTTGGCCAATAAACTGGGAGAAAAGGCTTATTCTTTAGTGGATCTGGGCCATCACCTGCCTAATACCAATATCGAGCAGATTGTTGCCACCTTGATGACAGAGGGCAAATTGGGAGGCTTTCACTTTAACGACTCCAAATACGGTGACGATGACCTGACTGTGGGCAGCATCAAACCTTACCAACTCTTCCTGATTTTCAATGAACTGGTAGCTGGTTTCAAAGAAACTTCCAATCCTGCCCCAGCTTGGATGATTGATGCCAGCCACAACCTGAAAGATCCTTTGGAGGACTTGTTGCAATCCGGAGAAGCCATCAAACTGGCTTATGCCCAAGCTTTGATCGTGGATCAAAATGCCCTGCATGCTGCACAAGCTTCACATGATGTGGCCTTAGCTCAGGAAATCCTACAGGAGGCATTTAGAACTGACATCAGACCTTTGGTAAGAGAATCTATCCGCCAAAGCGGAGGGGCCATTACCCCCATTCATAGCTATCGGGAACTGAAAGTCAGGGAAACGCTGATCAAAGAAAGAGGCAAAGACAGTAAAGCCAGCGGATTGTAA
- a CDS encoding bifunctional aldolase/short-chain dehydrogenase, which yields MVQTYKHVSYLWDEEKAATLGNDEVALLIYRSNILGADLRITNYGGGNTSCKTTEKDPLTGKDVEVMWVKGSGGDIGTLTKSGLAGLYVDKLRSLEGIYRGIEHEDEMVGLFNHCIYDLDSKAPSIDTPLHAFLPFKHIDHLHPDAAIAIAASKDGEKITQELFEGQIAWVPWQRPGFDLGLKLRDALEANPGIQGIMLGGHGLFTWGDTSYECYINSLEVIEKASAYLEANYGKKRPVFGGEKVKALDPAQRKNQAAKIAPLLRGLASSYNRMVGTFNDSETVLQFINSHDLDKLAPLGTSCPDHFLRTKIAPLVLDLPADQDLSDMAAVKAHIGQLFEKYRAAYKDYYEKHKRSNSPAMRDPNPVIILWPGVGMFSYAKDKQTSRVASEFYINAINVMRGAEAVSEYVSLPLQEAFDIEYWLLEEAKLQRMPKEKALSRKVALITGSAGGIGKAIADKFAAEDACVVISDIDEDRLANARKDFGKDAAIAVKLDVLDNDTIAQAYKEACLAFGGVDIIVNSAGLAISKSLADTTEADWDLLNDVLVKGQFKVSQAGVAILRAQGMGGDIINIASKNALVSGPNNVAYGTAKAAQIHMSRLLAAELGPDKIRVNVVNPDAVIEGSKIWEGKWAEGRAKAYGVSVEELPAYYAKRTLMNEIISTKDLANGVFAFVSGLLSKSTGNILNVDGGVAAAFVR from the coding sequence ATGGTCCAAACCTATAAGCACGTTTCCTACCTCTGGGACGAAGAAAAAGCCGCCACCTTGGGCAATGATGAAGTCGCACTCTTGATTTACAGATCCAACATTTTAGGTGCTGACCTTAGGATTACCAATTATGGCGGAGGTAACACCTCTTGTAAAACCACAGAAAAAGATCCTCTGACGGGAAAAGACGTGGAAGTCATGTGGGTAAAAGGTTCCGGTGGAGATATCGGCACCTTAACCAAATCCGGCCTGGCAGGTTTGTATGTAGATAAGTTGCGCTCCTTGGAAGGGATTTACCGTGGTATTGAACACGAAGACGAGATGGTGGGACTTTTCAACCACTGCATCTACGACCTGGACTCCAAGGCCCCTTCCATAGATACCCCGTTACATGCTTTTTTACCTTTCAAACATATTGATCACCTGCATCCGGATGCGGCCATTGCCATTGCGGCATCCAAAGATGGGGAGAAAATAACCCAGGAGCTCTTTGAAGGGCAGATAGCCTGGGTACCTTGGCAAAGACCGGGTTTTGACCTGGGCCTGAAGTTGCGCGATGCATTGGAGGCGAACCCGGGAATACAGGGGATCATGCTGGGCGGACATGGCCTGTTCACCTGGGGAGATACTTCCTATGAATGTTATATCAATAGTTTGGAGGTGATCGAAAAAGCTTCAGCATACCTCGAAGCCAATTACGGTAAAAAGAGACCTGTTTTTGGAGGGGAGAAAGTGAAAGCACTTGATCCTGCTCAAAGAAAAAATCAGGCAGCCAAAATCGCTCCCTTATTGCGTGGTTTGGCTTCGAGCTATAACCGCATGGTGGGCACTTTCAATGATTCGGAGACGGTGTTGCAGTTTATTAACTCCCATGACCTTGACAAACTGGCTCCATTGGGCACCTCCTGTCCGGACCATTTTTTAAGGACGAAAATTGCCCCGTTGGTATTGGATTTGCCTGCGGATCAGGATTTGTCGGATATGGCTGCGGTAAAAGCCCATATCGGACAACTTTTTGAAAAATACAGGGCAGCTTATAAAGATTATTACGAAAAGCACAAGCGCTCCAACAGCCCGGCCATGCGTGACCCTAATCCGGTCATTATTCTTTGGCCGGGAGTAGGGATGTTTTCCTATGCCAAAGACAAACAGACTTCCCGTGTGGCTTCCGAATTTTATATCAACGCCATCAACGTGATGCGGGGAGCAGAGGCGGTTTCTGAATATGTCTCATTACCGCTTCAGGAAGCTTTTGATATTGAGTATTGGTTGCTCGAAGAAGCCAAACTCCAACGCATGCCCAAAGAAAAAGCGCTTTCCAGAAAAGTTGCTTTGATCACCGGAAGTGCGGGAGGAATTGGTAAGGCCATCGCAGATAAATTCGCAGCAGAGGATGCCTGTGTAGTCATTTCTGATATAGACGAGGACCGCCTGGCCAATGCCAGAAAAGATTTTGGAAAAGATGCCGCCATCGCCGTCAAACTCGATGTGCTGGACAATGATACAATTGCTCAAGCCTATAAGGAAGCCTGTCTGGCCTTCGGCGGAGTTGACATCATCGTCAACTCCGCCGGATTGGCCATCAGCAAATCCTTGGCAGACACCACAGAAGCTGACTGGGATTTGCTCAATGATGTGCTGGTCAAAGGACAATTCAAGGTATCCCAAGCAGGTGTAGCCATCCTGAGGGCACAGGGAATGGGAGGTGACATCATCAATATTGCTTCCAAAAACGCATTGGTATCCGGACCAAACAATGTGGCTTACGGCACTGCCAAAGCTGCCCAAATCCACATGTCCAGGTTATTGGCTGCAGAACTTGGCCCCGATAAAATCCGGGTCAATGTGGTCAACCCCGACGCAGTAATCGAAGGCTCAAAAATCTGGGAAGGCAAATGGGCCGAGGGAAGGGCCAAAGCTTATGGAGTAAGTGTAGAAGAGCTACCTGCTTACTATGCCAAGCGTACCTTGATGAACGAAATCATCAGCACCAAGGATCTGGCCAATGGCGTATTCGCTTTTGTCAGCGGCTTACTGTCCAAGTCCACAGGGAATATCTTGAATGTGGATGGGGGCGTGGCTGCGGCATTTGTGAGGTAA
- a CDS encoding GntR family transcriptional regulator, whose protein sequence is MVILVCLSSNVRVVNFLIILLYAVEVRVVREFECPDFLSRWMMELFLFLIGSYENLVLFGKEITFRVLIFDPMKLHLAIEENSSVPKYIQIVKAVKSLLTQGKLRYGDKIPSINLLSADYSLSRDTVEKAYRILKKQGIIESVKGKGYYISHHSDLAKYKILLLFNKLSAYKQVVYNALVTALKDRADISFHVFHCEFSLFKKYLEQFSGQMDYYIIMPHFKKDQESMAAEMIKNLPQEKLILLDKCLPFCEGVFGSVYQEFKEDIYQALVKLSGKLTKYHKLYLAFPSKASYPYPAEILQGFKKFAVEFQKDFEVIEEIGLDKQLVKGEAYIVIEENDLVNLIKKANKTKGLIIGKNLGILSYNETPLKEVLLKGITVISSDFPAMGKLTAEMILRKEGKMIKNEFKVIERASL, encoded by the coding sequence ATGGTTATTTTAGTTTGTCTTAGTTCAAATGTAAGGGTAGTTAATTTTTTAATTATCCTGCTCTATGCTGTAGAAGTTAGGGTAGTCAGGGAATTTGAATGTCCGGATTTTCTTTCTCGGTGGATGATGGAATTATTTTTATTTTTGATTGGAAGTTACGAAAATCTTGTACTTTTCGGAAAAGAAATTACTTTTAGGGTGTTAATTTTTGATCCGATGAAACTTCATTTGGCGATTGAAGAAAATTCCAGTGTTCCAAAATACATTCAGATTGTAAAGGCAGTAAAAAGCCTATTGACCCAAGGAAAGCTCCGATATGGGGATAAAATCCCATCAATTAATTTATTGAGCGCAGATTATTCTCTTTCCAGAGATACCGTCGAGAAAGCCTATCGTATTTTAAAAAAACAAGGGATTATCGAGTCGGTTAAAGGCAAAGGATATTACATCAGCCATCATTCGGATCTGGCCAAGTACAAGATATTGTTACTTTTCAATAAGTTATCCGCCTACAAACAAGTGGTTTATAATGCCCTGGTGACAGCATTGAAAGACCGGGCGGATATTTCATTTCATGTTTTTCATTGCGAATTTTCACTCTTTAAAAAGTATCTGGAGCAGTTTAGTGGACAGATGGATTATTATATAATCATGCCACACTTCAAAAAAGATCAGGAATCCATGGCTGCCGAAATGATCAAAAATCTTCCTCAGGAAAAATTGATCCTTTTGGACAAGTGTCTTCCTTTTTGTGAGGGTGTTTTTGGAAGTGTTTACCAAGAATTCAAGGAGGATATCTACCAAGCATTGGTCAAATTGTCCGGAAAGCTGACTAAATATCACAAACTTTATCTTGCCTTCCCTTCGAAAGCTTCTTATCCCTATCCTGCTGAAATTCTTCAGGGATTCAAAAAGTTTGCTGTTGAATTCCAAAAAGATTTTGAAGTAATAGAAGAGATTGGTTTAGATAAGCAACTGGTAAAAGGAGAGGCCTATATCGTGATTGAAGAAAATGATCTGGTCAATCTTATAAAAAAAGCAAATAAGACCAAAGGCCTTATTATCGGCAAGAATTTAGGGATTTTGTCCTATAATGAAACTCCCTTGAAAGAAGTCCTCCTAAAGGGTATTACGGTGATTTCCTCGGATTTCCCTGCTATGGGTAAACTCACCGCTGAGATGATCTTGAGGAAAGAAGGAAAAATGATCAAAAATGAGTTTAAGGTCATTGAAAGGGCGTCTTTGTAG
- a CDS encoding Gfo/Idh/MocA family protein encodes MSNKKPIRIGLIGTGLMGRIHTNAYKRIPDFFHEFEYMPVLQAVCARREDKVKAFAEQWGYASYETDWKKLIARDDIDAVDICTPNDTHAEIAIAAAKAGKMILCEKPLSRTLDEGEAMVKAVENAGVKNTVWYNYRRVPAVTMAKQLVDSGKLGKIFHYRANFLQDWTINPELPQGGDALWRLDVDAAGSGVTGDLLAHCIDNAMWLNGGIRDVSAMTETFIKERVHQGSGKVQKVGIDDACIFHCHFDNGSLGLFEATRYARGHKALYTFEINGEHASIRWDLHDMNWLEFFDHKDESRLRGWRKIHITEGEQPYMNRWWIPGTSIGYEHSFIHQAADFFLSLQTGKPCTPTFQDAFETQKVCQAVLDSAASKSWKETGVTWKG; translated from the coding sequence ATGAGCAATAAAAAACCAATACGAATAGGATTGATAGGCACCGGACTGATGGGCAGGATCCATACCAATGCCTACAAAAGAATACCTGATTTCTTCCACGAATTTGAATATATGCCTGTCCTGCAGGCAGTTTGTGCCAGAAGGGAGGATAAAGTCAAAGCTTTTGCTGAGCAATGGGGCTATGCTTCTTATGAAACAGACTGGAAAAAACTTATCGCAAGGGATGATATTGACGCCGTGGATATCTGCACCCCCAATGATACCCATGCGGAAATTGCCATTGCTGCTGCCAAAGCCGGAAAGATGATCCTTTGCGAAAAACCCCTTTCCAGAACCTTAGACGAAGGTGAAGCCATGGTCAAAGCGGTGGAAAATGCTGGGGTAAAAAATACGGTTTGGTACAACTACCGCAGGGTCCCTGCTGTCACCATGGCGAAGCAACTCGTGGACTCGGGAAAATTGGGTAAAATTTTCCATTACAGGGCCAATTTCTTGCAGGATTGGACCATCAATCCCGAACTTCCCCAAGGAGGGGACGCCCTATGGAGATTGGATGTGGATGCAGCAGGATCCGGGGTAACTGGCGATCTGCTGGCCCATTGTATTGATAACGCCATGTGGTTGAACGGAGGCATCAGGGATGTATCTGCGATGACAGAAACTTTCATCAAAGAAAGGGTGCATCAGGGAAGTGGCAAAGTCCAAAAAGTTGGCATTGACGATGCCTGTATCTTTCATTGTCATTTTGACAATGGGTCGCTGGGTCTCTTTGAGGCCACAAGGTATGCCCGGGGACATAAGGCTTTGTACACCTTTGAAATCAATGGGGAGCATGCCTCTATCCGTTGGGACCTCCACGACATGAACTGGCTTGAGTTTTTCGACCATAAAGATGAGTCAAGACTTAGAGGATGGAGAAAGATCCACATTACGGAAGGGGAGCAACCCTATATGAACAGGTGGTGGATACCGGGAACCTCCATCGGTTATGAGCATTCCTTTATCCATCAGGCAGCGGACTTTTTCTTAAGCTTGCAGACGGGAAAACCTTGCACCCCTACCTTTCAGGATGCCTTTGAAACCCAAAAAGTCTGTCAGGCAGTGCTGGATTCCGCAGCCTCCAAAAGTTGGAAAGAAACTGGAGTTACATGGAAGGGATAA
- a CDS encoding sugar phosphate isomerase/epimerase family protein, with protein MSQNNYPKLHNATWPGIVGKGPDSEPVIPFDTLLEMTAAAEVNGVKFDGIDIGLLDPHLNIDMSDDDIKKLADKVSKYQLNIGSLVAPIWAGSAMGTAEQRKTFVEMVRKSCAIAKRLNELGVRPYGIVRIDSAAGVSDWAKDPTGNSKLIAQTFREACDVAADFGERLAAEGEICWGGMHSWKYMVQLLEMVDRKNIGFQADMSHTFLYTLGYNAPEHRILPADFDKSDREAIKSALKTVTAALRPWTIDFHVAQNDGSVFGSGSHDKTGRHCQATDPNGLLDITHDAGYWLRDENGNLTKAMKHICWDGCMFPNAVMEKQQTWNDILAALIKVRDAHGWNS; from the coding sequence ATGTCCCAAAACAATTATCCCAAACTCCATAATGCGACCTGGCCAGGTATAGTAGGCAAAGGCCCGGATTCTGAACCCGTCATCCCATTCGATACTTTATTGGAAATGACCGCTGCCGCCGAGGTAAACGGAGTAAAATTTGACGGTATAGATATCGGTTTGCTTGATCCTCACCTCAACATTGACATGTCTGACGATGACATCAAAAAGCTCGCAGATAAGGTTTCAAAATACCAGCTCAATATTGGATCGCTTGTAGCCCCCATTTGGGCCGGCTCGGCCATGGGAACGGCAGAACAGCGGAAGACCTTTGTCGAAATGGTCAGGAAGTCCTGTGCCATAGCCAAACGGTTGAATGAATTGGGGGTAAGGCCCTACGGAATAGTGAGGATTGATTCAGCAGCCGGAGTGTCTGATTGGGCAAAGGATCCAACAGGTAACAGCAAATTGATTGCCCAGACATTCCGGGAAGCCTGCGATGTGGCTGCAGATTTCGGTGAAAGACTGGCCGCAGAAGGGGAAATCTGCTGGGGAGGTATGCATAGCTGGAAATATATGGTGCAGCTTCTGGAAATGGTGGACAGGAAAAACATCGGCTTCCAGGCCGATATGTCGCATACCTTTTTGTACACTCTTGGATACAATGCACCTGAGCATAGAATTCTTCCAGCTGACTTTGATAAAAGTGACCGGGAAGCCATCAAATCTGCATTGAAAACAGTAACTGCAGCCCTCCGGCCCTGGACCATAGATTTTCATGTCGCCCAGAATGATGGTTCTGTTTTCGGTTCGGGCTCCCATGACAAAACAGGTCGCCACTGCCAGGCTACCGATCCCAATGGATTGTTAGACATCACCCATGATGCCGGGTATTGGCTGAGAGACGAAAACGGAAATCTCACCAAAGCCATGAAACACATTTGTTGGGATGGCTGTATGTTTCCCAATGCCGTCATGGAAAAACAACAAACCTGGAATGACATACTCGCTGCCTTGATAAAGGTCAGAGATGCACACGGATGGAATAGTTAA